atcatcatcatcatcatcatcatctctaCCATGAAAGATGGCATTCAACTGTTATAACAAACATAATCATATGGGCGTCTGCATCATTTACGTCAACTatctatacaattttttttccttatctACTGTAATTATACTACCTTAATTACCAAAATCTGCGGCATCTCTGTTTGCCACGTGACCCATCAGAACACATTGAACGGTGCCGACTGCTGACGCGTCGCTGCCGTTCTCTGTCTCCGGATTCCCGCTACCCCCGGTGGCGTAACCGACCGGATCAGCGCGAAATTCAATCCCTTGAAAAAAGGGTGGGTTTTTACGTCCGCCGCCCCGCGCTTCGACCCAAGCCTTCTACCCGGATCCTTATTCAACAACCCGGAAATCAAGTCTCGCGCGTGCATTTCGCTCGTGCTACATGGCGTCCCAGTAGGGAACGTCAGGGGCTTTTTCGCGATGTTACGCAGCGTAGCTTCGTTGTTTACGCCAGCAAAAGGGGTCCGTCCGTATATCATCTCGTAAATAAAGATTCCGAAGGCCCACCAGTCCACAGCGTTCCCATGGGACCTACCGGAGGCCACCTCCGGTGCCACGTACTCGTGGGTCCCTACGAATGAGCATGACCGGGCAGTGACAGGTTCAGCCACGAAGAGCCGGTTCGCGGCGAGCGTTTGGATTTTCTTGGACCGGAAGAGCCGTTCAGATATGCAGGAGAATGGGGTGAGCGAGCTGGAGGACCGTGCTGTTGTGTGTGAGAGCAGTGGGTCTGGCGAGAACTCAGGAGATTCAACGGCTGGGACGGCGTCGGAGCAGAGGGAGAGGTCAAAGTCGGTGAGCATAATGTGACCGTCGGATCTGACCAACACGTTCTCGGGTTTCAAATCTCTGTAGATTATTCCCAACATGTGGAGATACTCCAACGCTACCAGAACCTCAGCTGCGTAAAACCTGGAAAATTTCCAACAACCAATGAGCAATtgtctaaacaaaaatggaaatctgaaattttacttatttggCTACCGGTATAAAGATgttgagaaaaacaaagaaaattttaatgcTGGAAAACATAAAGCGAAAGACCACAACAAGTTATTTGGTTTCAGACTTCAACACTTggcaagaacaagaaaaaaggaacCCGCCCAGATAAAGAATTGCGgccaaaatttgatggatATTCCACAAAGACAAGACTTGTTGATATGAGATTAAAACGATGAAATCCCCTTCCCAACCCTTTCTCTACAACCAAATTTGGAACAGCAAAGCTGCAGAATTTCTTTAGCTTTTCCAGAAAACGAGAGGTATATTTACTTGTTAAAGCGAAAAGAAGTGGCATGAAAGGTCCTTTTTAgcataaacaaacaaaactaCCTACACAGAGAATCATAACAAGAAAACTACATTATAATGACAAGTCCCAGTttatttatctctaaaaaatcccatctttttcaaaattaaatacattatatttatgtttgcaACTACCAgacaaaagagaagaagaaaatgcagCTGTTACCTAGCCGAGCCGAGAGAGAAGCGTTTCTGAGGCTGCTTATGTCTAAGTGAATGCAAATCGCCGCCGGAACAGTACTCCATCACAACACAAGAGAAATGGGAAGCCGCAAATTCTGCAAAAAGAGTGGGCAGAAACGGGTGGTCTAAAAGCCGCATGATTTTCCTCTCAGTCTCCGCCCTCTGAGTCTTCTTCTTCAAACTCAATACCTCATTATCCACAACTTTCATAGCGTAAAGCCGTCCCTCGTCCTCCGCTCCCCGGAGGCGGCAGAGGTAAACTCTGCCGATGTCTCCGCTTCCGATCTGCCGCACCAAGCTAAAGTCACGGAAACTGAGGTTCGTTTTCAAGCGTATGGCTTGGAATGAAGAGTCCGACGATCGGTGAGGCCTCAGCGCCGCCTGCTGCTCCGGCGAGCTCGTTGGCAGCTCGAACGACAGCCGGCTGAAGCTGGTGCAATGGCTTATAGTAGTGTCGCTGCTCATTGAACTTTTGCTGGAGTACAATCCTTCAGAAATCAGCTCCTCCGAATTCCTGCGAGAGTCGTCTAACATTTTCTGCACGATTTCATGTACAATGGTAGAACTATCAGAATCAATATTTTGCAACTTTCACGCTaatcttctctctttctgtcGAAGAATAAGATACGAAGAATGAAAAAAACGGGAATTTTGGACGACGAATGAACAGTAACAAAAGATAACAAGAAACTCAAGAAGAGAAGATTAAATGGAGGTGTTTGAGAAAGCAGAAAAGGCGGGCGCAGGCTTTATCTGTGTTGCATTAACAGCGAATTAGGGTTTCGTACACAATCAGAGAGAACAGACGGAGCCGGTGGCTAATAATGGTAGCTAGCTTCCGTTGAGAgctctgtgtgtgtgtttatacAATACGTATGGACGTCCATGTGAATGcgtatatatgatatgatataatgatttcaatttctattgagagagagagaaaaagaaaagagatgaGAGAAATTGGTCGTTGGGgctatttatgaaaatatggtCCGCCCCGCAGTAAAACTTTTCATTTACTGACTATAAAGGTGTAGTAATAAATGAAGGGTAATATGTGTAATTTCCTTTATTGGATTAGCATAATTGCaaataattacttataatttaaaaaattataaatattctttacaaaattattgaagaaagatttgaaattatcaGCTTTATTCAAAAAACTCGACGGAgtgaattgaaatttttaaaaaattatcatttataatatataaaaaaaaactagtcATCTCAccacaaaataagaataaaaatatagcacAAATAACGAATTGAGTTAGTTGTTGGAtgactattaaaattaaaggtactgataattttttaaataaataaaaatatatagaaatatttaaaattttaggagTGGTGGtgatttattttacaataaaactATATTATGGATAATAATCGCGTTCAGTTGGAGCTCATAATTCACACATTATGAGAATTTAAGGCTTCTACTGCTAATTATTTGGAATTGGAATGGTCCAATTCCCATTAAACCCCACACCACATGGCATGTGCGAGACACGTGTTAATTCTTCATCTGTTaatctgttatattttttattttttgtattaaaaaattattgatttttttgtaattgattgtaatgattaattaatataataatataatcaatgatgtctaaatttaatagataaaatttaaaataaaatttcatgaacaggttcaatattataaatctGATGCTCACTGAATATATAGGTAtttgtctcattttatatgagttattacgatttatttattgaatcgatataatttttctattgttcttagtcatattaaattattagatcaattcatatattattactcaaaacaattataatacaataatatatataaattactcgTAAGGGAAAATTTATGAAAGCGTAAGTGAGTTTTTGCTAAATGTTCAATCACATAGTTTAAAAGTCAGTTTTACCGCAAGAAGTATCGCTGGCACGTGCGGATACTGTGTGGCACGTGTGGGGGCTTAATCCGAGAACGAATGCTGACGTAAGATCTGGCGCGTGTGGGGAAGGGAACTGCGGAATTGGCACGTGGCGAAGGGAAAgtgtatttgtttatatatatttactgatTGCCTCGTTCAGACAGAATGTACAGTGCGCGTGATCTGGACTtgttggggggtggggggtgtcTGAAAGTAACCTTTTCGTACGAAATACCGAAAACGCCCTTGAAATGATTTGTTGTGAGTCTGGTGACTGGGATGGGGTGGGTGCAAAGAGTCAAAAATAACCTAAAAGTAAGGGCCACATCCACATCTCTTGCAACACCAATCATATTTGCAcaccaattttgtttttatgaaataaaaaatatattttagtaattaaaaaatgcacCTGATTGTTTTATCAtgctaattttctttttcttttttttttggtggtaATCCGTTTTTGCATGACACCGACATAGTATCAGTTAATATTGCAAGTAATAATTGGATTTTGAGAGTAATAAATTACGTTGGCGACGTAATATTAGGAAACCGACATATGCATCTACTCAAATCTAAAATAccatcattttcaaaattaaaagaaaagaaaagaaaaggtgtgtgtgtgtgtgtgtgtggagtcATTAGAGCAGAAATTTATGGCATATATTGAGTTCTCATGATGATCCTTTTAGGAATAGGTCCCATCCATCCCATGTATTATGGTAATTAGACtaaatatagtaatatttatacacatccatcatttatattttaaaaaattaggtgactcgtgtaattaataatgttgGCGTTTTTATGGAATATAAATCAGggattttttgtataaatgatGTCGACATTTCtgataagtatatttataattttttaaaaaatataaataataaattagaagtCAGGAAGTTTAGATGTAACTATCTAAATACATTACCCCAGGAAAGGtggttattaaaatataggtgaattttatttacttttcacTGAGGTAAGATAATTCCTCTACATATTTGAGATGCACTGTTTGTTTGTAACGTCAGtacccaaaaatataataaaaaataaataaatagtggGCAGTACTTTTTACTATTAGCTCACATGAATTATtgtccctatatatatataaaggctagaatttgatgatacacaaattatatatatggaatcTTCAAACATATGATGTtaccattttgattttgtaatcTTTGGGACATATTTCCAAGAAACCCCACCACAACTATATCTGTCTGTCACTTCAAACCCCTTCTCagcattaataaaacttgaagATTTCATCACACACAGCTACGGatgaaattttcaactattttttcCCTTCAAAAGTGGTCTTGATGGTTAATAATGTCActtcaaaaaaacaaaagtgtGATCATTAATGTCCCATTTGATGCCTAATTATTAGTGTCCTTGTTCcatacataatttctttttaattcaaatttgatttgttttgatatgtaatttattattttttttaaattgtatattaattgttcGATAagtgattaaattttttacataattagtttgatttcaattaaaaattttactacCATTTGGGACAAAACTTGGAAAAAAACAGACACATAAGTGGTATTAATTAAGGAGTCATTGTAATAGTAATGAGGTTGATGATAGGTAGTAGGGGAGATTTTGTGGGATCCGTTGCTTCTTTTATGGATTTGGCATCTTCTCAtgtctctctttcttctttcataaGATCATTTTTGAACTACGTACTCAACTCCAATTATGGATCTAAATCTtcccttaattattttacaccTCTTCTTCATCAAtcgttaattaatatttctgatCACTAATTATCAAACTACTCgatattcaatttcaaatcaaCTGATAAAAACTCATTCTAATTCGactcattaatttaaaaaatcaaatttaaacttAATTCATCGTATTTAAAACTTCTCGACCATGACTCATGTctagtttaattaaaacttaattttattattaatcaaatcaagtttaaatataattcctaaattcaaataataatacattcGACTCGATACGATGGGGTTACAGCTAGCTCTAAATATAAGCCTTAGTTGTGAATGATTTTGTTGGCAGACATAATTGATTCCTTTAGTGAAAAGAGGGGTTTGAGTCATCTTACGTTGTGCAAGTAATGtgaaatggaagaaaaattaataccgTTTCCGTTTTAAAATGTTAtgtgtaataaaataataagaaggaGCAGTAAGTAAGTAAtgttgataattatttattaatgatatCCCAGACAGACACATGCAACCTacgaaataaatatatataccttaagaaattaatgggcaaccttaattaattaattaatggggagagagagaacagAGTAGCAAGATTCTGGGTGTTGTGATAGGGAGACAAACGGACAAAATATGTTGTCACATCCACGAATCCTACTCACTGTTCacaaatgtattaattaataccaaCTACGACTTTTTTGtgttaatcaaaaaattaattataaaaatgtgaGGAGGAATCcaacattattaaaaaaattgtgatcAGTTAATTTATTGGTcataacaaagaaaaacagTTTCCATGTCTGGTTtgcaataatataataaaataatattaggtGGTGGTCTTATTCGTAGATTTCGTACAACCATTTCTTCTGCCACAAAGCAGTTTCATTTTTCTATGTATTGATTGATTCTTCCGTAAGATTTTGgcagaaaattttcatcttcTGCCATCTTTCTATAAGTCAACTCTACTTTAATACCATctcttcaattctttttctacATTGTCTTGGTAATGTCAAATGCTATTTCATTTTAGTATTATAGTGGTTAAATTTATgggttaattataattattttttattatttaaaaaattataaatacattctttaaataaaaaataattatatagcatTTAAATAAACGTCAAGAGCCACGGAGATCTAAGTGTATTACATTTGTAATTATCGTTTTTAAGAATGagtcatttttatataaatttaaattttaacaaatctCTCTCTTTA
This genomic window from Sesamum indicum cultivar Zhongzhi No. 13 linkage group LG12, S_indicum_v1.0, whole genome shotgun sequence contains:
- the LOC105175771 gene encoding protein kinase PINOID — protein: MLDDSRRNSEELISEGLYSSKSSMSSDTTISHCTSFSRLSFELPTSSPEQQAALRPHRSSDSSFQAIRLKTNLSFRDFSLVRQIGSGDIGRVYLCRLRGAEDEGRLYAMKVVDNEVLSLKKKTQRAETERKIMRLLDHPFLPTLFAEFAASHFSCVVMEYCSGGDLHSLRHKQPQKRFSLGSARFYAAEVLVALEYLHMLGIIYRDLKPENVLVRSDGHIMLTDFDLSLCSDAVPAVESPEFSPDPLLSHTTARSSSSLTPFSCISERLFRSKKIQTLAANRLFVAEPVTARSCSFVGTHEYVAPEVASGRSHGNAVDWWAFGIFIYEMIYGRTPFAGVNNEATLRNIAKKPLTFPTGTPCSTSEMHARDLISGLLNKDPGRRLGSKRGAADVKTHPFFKGLNFALIRSVTPPGVAGIRRQRTAATRQQSAPFNVF